Proteins co-encoded in one Rhopalosiphum maidis isolate BTI-1 chromosome 2, ASM367621v3, whole genome shotgun sequence genomic window:
- the LOC113554547 gene encoding RNA-binding protein 26 has protein sequence MQIKDPERFKTWLTAVLGPICEADPAALAKYIFALLKRDRPINELQKFLQSQLEEFLNNDTEGFTVLLVETLRNESYLIDDPVEIKCEIAVTSSGEKSDTGEKQTIDKPIIKDDEKPRSRSRSLVLSRSPRTKDVKFTRSKRYRRDDHTSDEDEERESYRKYRYHGRSWSPRRSKSPKFKRRFRSPKNRSRSQSGSPVKKPKEDIFAEFKKSEGIEKKTLGRCVDFDEKGYCMKGDLCVYDHGKDPVVLATGNGVLSFQNAGASFTNPLTPTFPVPIVQNVPVPVPVQPYPPAQNQRMYYPSTEGSYWVRGSGEQKFSKQKRELVSVPTGEIQNRFKRKNFKKEENNSNNNKKPKFDYRRLGPKVSSNEVQLKNVPENLNNISSLNNSFMKFGKITNIQTSSENKEATITFSASHEAQKAYQNIETVFGTLPITANWFSDNSVEVKPVEDKITSPPQKPKTLSLDNRITGQTRLTNEKEAEVIKSSLLKKQEEAKKLAQDFSAAITKRKQELLDKQLEQLNKLIEAAPNVKGEQKQMLMATIFQLKTNIENIQADLASAVKRPIVSQTNVKVLNNPTPKTPTKEDKLLEAKQEALKNLLLTDLDLFIKQQQGHSDEKEILDLKKNVIILRNKLKGLGITPVSGVAKTAYQMKEKLAIANKLLEAKNKVRETKTTSISVDHRPTQLLVSGYEVDDEDQVVTHFLQFGNIIEYISDTIIPALVIKYEIRKDAETAQIKGKLFQDRRLSVTWYNSQHDFVDTSNIKAGPCMGARLEDNSTAKQFDDKE, from the coding sequence ATGCAAATCAAGGATCCAGAACGTTTCAAAACCTGGCTGACAGCCGTCCTGGGACCAATATGCGAAGCTGATCCCGCAGCACtggctaaatatatatttgcattattaAAACGTGATCGACCGATAAATGAACTACAGAAGTTCCTCCAGTCACAACTAGAAGAATTCTTGAATAACGACACTGAAGGTTTTACTGTTTTACTAGTAGAGACGTTACGAAACGAATCTTACTTGATTGATGACCCGGTCGAAATTAAATGTGAAATTGCGGTCACTTCATCTGGTGAAAAATCTGATACTGGTGAGAAGCAAACTATTGATAAACCAATTATTAAGGATGATGAAAAACCTAGGTCTAGGTCACGTTCTCTTGTGCTATCAAGATCGCCAAGGACTAAAGATGTTAAATTTACTAGATCAAAACGTTATCGTCGCGATGATCACACCAGTGATGAAGATGAAGAAAGAGAATCATATCGTAAGTATCGTTACCACGGTCGGTCATGGTCACCAAGACGATCAAAATCTCCAAAATTTAAACGAAGATTTAGGTCTCCAAAAAACCGGTCTCGGTCTCAATCTGGATCACCTGTTAAAAAACCTAAAGAAGATATATTTGCAGAGTTTAAAAAATCTGAAGGTATTGAAAAGAAGACATTAGGACGATGTGttgattttgatgaaaaagGATACTGTATGAAAGGTGATTTATGTGTTTATGATCATGGAAAAGATCCAGTAGTATTGGCTACGGGTAATGGTGTCTTAAGTTTCCAAAATGCTGGGGCATCTTTTACAAACCCATTGACTCCTACGTTTCCAGTACCTATTGTTCAAAATGTACCTGTGCCGGTACCAGTACAACCTTATCCACCAGCCCAAAATCAGCGAATGTATTACCCAAGTACAGAAGGATCTTATTGGGTTCGAGGCAGTGGAGAACAGAAGTTTTCAAAGCAAAAACGTGAGTTAGTTAGTGTACCTACTGGTGAAATacaaaatcgttttaaaagaaagaactttaaaaaagaagaaaataattccaataacaataaaaaaccaaaGTTTGACTATAGACGTTTAGGTCCTAAAGTATCTTCAAATGAAgtacaattgaaaaatgtccctgaaaatttaaataatattagtagcttgaataatagttttatgaaGTTTGGTAAAATCACCAACATTCAAACAAGTAGTGAAAATAAAGAAGCCACAATTACATTTTCTGCTTCTCATGAAGCACAAAAAGCGTATCAAAATATAGAAACTGTTTTTGGTACTTTACCAATTACAGCTAATTGGTTTTCTGATAATTCAGTAGAAGTAAAACCAGTGGAAGACAAAATTACTTCACCACCCCAAAAACCTAAAACTCTATCGTTAGATAATAGAATTACTGGTCAAACACGATTAACAAATGAAAAAGAAGCTGAAGTCATCAAATCATCGTTACTTAAAAAACAAGAAGAAGCTAAAAAACTAGCTCAAGACTTTTCTGCTGCCATCACCAAACGTAAACAAGAACTGTTAGACAAACAGTtagaacaattaaataaattaatagaagcTGCACCTAATGTTAAAGGtgaacaaaaacaaatgttaatgGCTActatttttcaacttaaaactaatattgaaaatattcaagCAGACCTGGCCTCTGCAGTAAAAAGACCAATTGTATCTCAAACTAATGTAAAAGTTCTAAATAACCCAACACCAAAAACACCTACTAAAGaggataaattattagaagCCAAACAGGAAGCATTGAAAAACTTGCTGTTAACTgacttagatttatttatcaaacaacaacAAGGACATAGTGacgaaaaagaaatattagatttgaagaaaaatgttattattttgagaaataaATTGAAAGGTCTTGGAATTACACCTGTTTCTGGAGTGGCCAAAACTGCATATCAAATGAAAGAAAAATTGGCTATTGCTAACAAATTGCTGGAAGCTAAAAACAAAGTACGTGAAACAAAAACTACTAGTATATCAGTTGATCATCGACCTACTCAGTTATTAGTGTCTGGGTATGAAGTAGATGATGAAGACCAAGTTGTAACACACTTTTTACAGtttggtaatattattgaatatatttctgATACAATCATTCCTGCATtagtcataaaatatgaaataagaaaAGACGCTGAAACTGCACAGATCAAGGGTAAGCTCTTCCAAGATAGAAGGTTGTCGGTTACATGGTATAATTCACAACATGATTTTGTTGATACTTCCAATATAAAAGCAGGACCATGCATGGGGGCCCGGTTAGAAGACAATTCAACTGCCAAACAATTTGACGACAaggaataa
- the LOC113551522 gene encoding tRNA (guanine-N(7)-)-methyltransferase codes for MEKLKRPLNEVETEKQELSLPQKKYYRQRAHSNPIADHDFDYPSCPETYDWSTLYPDITNEKSKIYNKRVEMLDIGCGYGGLLVTLSPMFTDSMILGMEIRVKVSQYVIERIKALRANQPNCYDNIACIRTNAIKYLPNFFKKGQIKKMFFLYPDPHFKKSKHKWRIINDTTLSEYAYVLAEEALVYTVTDVKDLHEWMVKHFSEHGLFKRVEDDDLKDDPVVDKLYESSEEGKKVTRNNGDKFLAVFMRIKDPDL; via the exons ATGGAGAAACTAAAACGACCATTAAACGAAGTCGAGACAGAGAAGCAAGAATTATCTTTGCCTCAAAAAAAGTACTACAGGCAAAGAGCACATTCAAATCCTATCGCTGATCACGATTTtgatta tcCTAGTTGCCCAGAGACTTACGATTGGTCAACACTATACCCGGAtataacaaatgaaaaatccaaaatttacAACAAACGTGTCGAAATGTTGGACATTGGATGTGGTTATGGTGGTCTTTTAG tcacTTTGTCACCCATGTTTACGGATTCAATGATTCTTGGAATGGAGATAAGAGTAAAAGTATCTCAATATGTCATTGAGAGGATCAAAGCACTTAGGGCCAATCAACCCAACTGCTATGATAATATAGCATGTATAAGAACAAATGCaatcaaatatttaccaaatttttttaaaaaaggccAA ataaaaaagatGTTTTTTCTTTACCCAGACCCCCATttcaaaaaatctaaacaCAAGTGGAGAATCATTAATGACACTACATTGTCGGAGTACGCTTATGTATTGGCTGAGGAA gcacTAGTGTATACAGTTACAGATGTAAAAGATTTGCATGAATGGATGGTTAAGCATTTCTCTGAACATGGTCTATTTAAACGTGTAGAAGATGATGACTTG AAAGATGATCCTGTTGTTGATAAACTTTATGAGAGTTCAGAAGAAGGGAAAAAAGTGACAAGAAATAACGGAGACAAGTTTTTAGCAGTTTTTATGAGAATTAAGGATCCAGATTTATAG
- the LOC113554373 gene encoding resistance to inhibitors of cholinesterase protein 3-like isoform X3: MATEISQSKTICILAVVAGCFAILWPSLFYPMLKGSFAPPTHTDNIYQERTPVHLRASKASMHPALMEKGRAIPQPHIGPRHGSATPHSFKPPIPGSRPTMGGMGVASNKITGGDGGSAMNILMPMYTIGILLFFVYTMMKLLSKKDEVEDPIGDKYSSHYPCNRDNNSKLQPQNLPTKLGFIEKDTRDLEIDALRRKLEETEAAMERIVKQMILASECNGMDGNKEFKNENIDEGECLTNTISNDNVNDKITTKKSAPSEESESIKSLNISEPNDEDTTDSEISVKKIIQVVNMETSESVGGGHCWTPTEKEKIPSKCKITSIEEPISLLIPGMIPKNSQVLISDGPHNTPLETEDHEAVISSKVTLSLIPDDRIEEYLTSDEAEDDNTTSTLSNIK, encoded by the exons ATGGCAACAGAGATAAGTCAAAGCAAAACAATCTGCATTCTAGCTGTTGTAGCAGGATGTTTTGCCATTCTATGGCCATCTTTATTTTATCCAATGCTAAAAGGATCATTTGCGCCTCCGACGCACacag ataatatttaccaaGAAAGAACTCCTGTTCACTTAAGAGCCTCCAAAGCTTCAATGCATCCAGCATTAATGGAAAAAGGACGGGCAATTCCTCAACCTCATATTGGACCTAGACATGGCAGTGCAACTCCTCATAGttttaaa CCACCAATTCCAGGTTCAAGACCAACAATGGGAGGTATGGGCGTTgctagtaataaaattactggAGGAGATGGTGGTAGTGCTATGAATATACTAATGCCCATGTATACGATTGgaattcttcttttttttgtatatactatgaTGAAG TTGTTGTCGAAAAAAGACGAAGTTGAAGATCCTATTGGTGATAAATATTCTTCACATTATCCTTGTAACAGAGATAATAATTCAAAGCTACAGCCGCAGAATCTTCCTACAAAATTAG GATTCATTGAAAAGGATACGA GGGATTTAGAAATAGATGCGCTCCGTCGCAAGCTAGAAGAAACAGAAGCTGCGATGGAACGCATTGTTAAGCAAATGATATTGGCGTCTGAGTGCAATGGGATGGATGGGAATAAG gagtttaaaaatgaaaatattgatgaagGAGAATGTCTGACAAATACAATATCCAATGACAATGTAAATGATAAGATTACCACTAAAAAGTCTGCTCCGTCAGAAGAATCAGAAAGTATTAAGTCTTTAAACATTTCTGAACCAAACGACGAAGATACTACAGATTCAGAAATttccgtaaaaaaaataattcaagtagTTAATATGGAAACATCTGAAAGTGTTGGTGGGGGTCATTGTTGGACTCCGACTGAAAAAGAGAAAATACcgtcaaaatgtaaaataacatcTATAGAAGAACCCATTTCTCTACTTATTCCTGGTATGATTCCTAAGAACTCTCAAGTTTTAATAAGCGATGGTCCACACAACACTCCCTTAGAAACTGAAGATCACGAAGCAGTAATTTCAAGCAAAGttacattatcattaataCCC gATGATCGGATAGAAGAATACCTGACTAGTGATGAAGCAGAAGATGATAATACTACTTCAACATTATCAAACATTAAGTAA
- the LOC113554373 gene encoding uncharacterized protein LOC113554373 isoform X1: MATEISQSKTICILAVVAGCFAILWPSLFYPMLKGSFAPPTHTGCCNVLSSTDVNIVKIVTDICARVIETTDKKTKLEKCRQEIFNTCAINITDLTNENKVGKITHNKRLIDEIRSLNGSLCLKYHYGVSLTSLGVTHRLKESDPLMNNIYQERTPVHLRASKASMHPALMEKGRAIPQPHIGPRHGSATPHSFKPPIPGSRPTMGGMGVASNKITGGDGGSAMNILMPMYTIGILLFFVYTMMKLLSKKDEVEDPIGDKYSSHYPCNRDNNSKLQPQNLPTKLGFIEKDTRDLEIDALRRKLEETEAAMERIVKQMILASECNGMDGNKEFKNENIDEGECLTNTISNDNVNDKITTKKSAPSEESESIKSLNISEPNDEDTTDSEISVKKIIQVVNMETSESVGGGHCWTPTEKEKIPSKCKITSIEEPISLLIPGMIPKNSQVLISDGPHNTPLETEDHEAVISSKVTLSLIPDDRIEEYLTSDEAEDDNTTSTLSNIK; encoded by the exons ATGGCAACAGAGATAAGTCAAAGCAAAACAATCTGCATTCTAGCTGTTGTAGCAGGATGTTTTGCCATTCTATGGCCATCTTTATTTTATCCAATGCTAAAAGGATCATTTGCGCCTCCGACGCACacag GCTGTTGCAATGTGTTGTCTAGTACGGACgtgaatatagttaaaatagtaACGGATATATGTGCTCGTGTAATTGAAACAACggacaaaaaaacaaaattggaaAAATGTCGTCAGGAAATTTTCAACACATGTGCAATCAATATAACTGATTTAACCAATGAAAATAAGGTTGGaaaaattacacataataaacgTTTAATTGATGAAATAAGATCCTTGAATGGATCTCTATgtctaaaatatcattatggaGTTTCCTTGACAAGTTTAGGGGTTACACATAGACTTAAAGAAAGCGATCCTTTAATGA ataatatttaccaaGAAAGAACTCCTGTTCACTTAAGAGCCTCCAAAGCTTCAATGCATCCAGCATTAATGGAAAAAGGACGGGCAATTCCTCAACCTCATATTGGACCTAGACATGGCAGTGCAACTCCTCATAGttttaaa CCACCAATTCCAGGTTCAAGACCAACAATGGGAGGTATGGGCGTTgctagtaataaaattactggAGGAGATGGTGGTAGTGCTATGAATATACTAATGCCCATGTATACGATTGgaattcttcttttttttgtatatactatgaTGAAG TTGTTGTCGAAAAAAGACGAAGTTGAAGATCCTATTGGTGATAAATATTCTTCACATTATCCTTGTAACAGAGATAATAATTCAAAGCTACAGCCGCAGAATCTTCCTACAAAATTAG GATTCATTGAAAAGGATACGA GGGATTTAGAAATAGATGCGCTCCGTCGCAAGCTAGAAGAAACAGAAGCTGCGATGGAACGCATTGTTAAGCAAATGATATTGGCGTCTGAGTGCAATGGGATGGATGGGAATAAG gagtttaaaaatgaaaatattgatgaagGAGAATGTCTGACAAATACAATATCCAATGACAATGTAAATGATAAGATTACCACTAAAAAGTCTGCTCCGTCAGAAGAATCAGAAAGTATTAAGTCTTTAAACATTTCTGAACCAAACGACGAAGATACTACAGATTCAGAAATttccgtaaaaaaaataattcaagtagTTAATATGGAAACATCTGAAAGTGTTGGTGGGGGTCATTGTTGGACTCCGACTGAAAAAGAGAAAATACcgtcaaaatgtaaaataacatcTATAGAAGAACCCATTTCTCTACTTATTCCTGGTATGATTCCTAAGAACTCTCAAGTTTTAATAAGCGATGGTCCACACAACACTCCCTTAGAAACTGAAGATCACGAAGCAGTAATTTCAAGCAAAGttacattatcattaataCCC gATGATCGGATAGAAGAATACCTGACTAGTGATGAAGCAGAAGATGATAATACTACTTCAACATTATCAAACATTAAGTAA
- the LOC113554373 gene encoding uncharacterized protein LOC113554373 isoform X2 — MATEISQSKTICILAVVAGCFAILWPSLFYPMLKGSFAPPTHTGCCNVLSSTDVNIVKIVTDICARVIETTDKKTKLEKCRQEIFNTCAINITDLTNENKVGKITHNKRLIDEIRSLNGSLCLKYHYGVSLTSLGVTHRLKESDPLMNNIYQERTPVHLRASKASMHPALMEKGRAIPQPHIGPRHGSATPHSFKPPIPGSRPTMGGMGVASNKITGGDGGSAMNILMPMYTIGILLFFVYTMMKLLSKKDEVEDPIGDKYSSHYPCNRDNNSKLQPQNLPTKLGFIEKDTIVNAFSSLLEDVNREILSSIIEKENVPTVIENEEFKNENIDEGECLTNTISNDNVNDKITTKKSAPSEESESIKSLNISEPNDEDTTDSEISVKKIIQVVNMETSESVGGGHCWTPTEKEKIPSKCKITSIEEPISLLIPGMIPKNSQVLISDGPHNTPLETEDHEAVISSKVTLSLIPDDRIEEYLTSDEAEDDNTTSTLSNIK; from the exons ATGGCAACAGAGATAAGTCAAAGCAAAACAATCTGCATTCTAGCTGTTGTAGCAGGATGTTTTGCCATTCTATGGCCATCTTTATTTTATCCAATGCTAAAAGGATCATTTGCGCCTCCGACGCACacag GCTGTTGCAATGTGTTGTCTAGTACGGACgtgaatatagttaaaatagtaACGGATATATGTGCTCGTGTAATTGAAACAACggacaaaaaaacaaaattggaaAAATGTCGTCAGGAAATTTTCAACACATGTGCAATCAATATAACTGATTTAACCAATGAAAATAAGGTTGGaaaaattacacataataaacgTTTAATTGATGAAATAAGATCCTTGAATGGATCTCTATgtctaaaatatcattatggaGTTTCCTTGACAAGTTTAGGGGTTACACATAGACTTAAAGAAAGCGATCCTTTAATGA ataatatttaccaaGAAAGAACTCCTGTTCACTTAAGAGCCTCCAAAGCTTCAATGCATCCAGCATTAATGGAAAAAGGACGGGCAATTCCTCAACCTCATATTGGACCTAGACATGGCAGTGCAACTCCTCATAGttttaaa CCACCAATTCCAGGTTCAAGACCAACAATGGGAGGTATGGGCGTTgctagtaataaaattactggAGGAGATGGTGGTAGTGCTATGAATATACTAATGCCCATGTATACGATTGgaattcttcttttttttgtatatactatgaTGAAG TTGTTGTCGAAAAAAGACGAAGTTGAAGATCCTATTGGTGATAAATATTCTTCACATTATCCTTGTAACAGAGATAATAATTCAAAGCTACAGCCGCAGAATCTTCCTACAAAATTAG GATTCATTGAAAAGGATACGA TCGTGAATGCGTTTTCGTCTCTATTGGAAGACGTGAATCGAGAAATATTATCGTCtataattgaaaaagaaaatgttcCCACAGTAATTGAAAACGAG gagtttaaaaatgaaaatattgatgaagGAGAATGTCTGACAAATACAATATCCAATGACAATGTAAATGATAAGATTACCACTAAAAAGTCTGCTCCGTCAGAAGAATCAGAAAGTATTAAGTCTTTAAACATTTCTGAACCAAACGACGAAGATACTACAGATTCAGAAATttccgtaaaaaaaataattcaagtagTTAATATGGAAACATCTGAAAGTGTTGGTGGGGGTCATTGTTGGACTCCGACTGAAAAAGAGAAAATACcgtcaaaatgtaaaataacatcTATAGAAGAACCCATTTCTCTACTTATTCCTGGTATGATTCCTAAGAACTCTCAAGTTTTAATAAGCGATGGTCCACACAACACTCCCTTAGAAACTGAAGATCACGAAGCAGTAATTTCAAGCAAAGttacattatcattaataCCC gATGATCGGATAGAAGAATACCTGACTAGTGATGAAGCAGAAGATGATAATACTACTTCAACATTATCAAACATTAAGTAA
- the LOC113552976 gene encoding ubiquitin thioesterase otubain-like, with amino-acid sequence MDNNHETAATKPEGLEQDELIIQQHREIEKEISDSILLIGEKEELTSLETEYINDPVYLTKIQDLNKKYKCMRRARPDGNCFFRSFAFAYFEYLIDHNEEYKHFKERALKSKDELISCGFTQFTLEDFHDTFMEVVNLIGEGQHEKLYDTFNMQGYSDYVVVYLRLITSGQLQKDAEFYKHFIEGDRTVVEFCHQEVEPMFKESDHIHIIALSTALNVGVRVRYMDRGESSEAIAHDFPEGSPVCVHLLYRPGHYDILYSR; translated from the exons atggataATAATCATGAAACAGCAGCAACTAAACCAGaag gtctAGAACAAGATGAGTTAATAATTCAACAACACCGAGAAATTGAAAAGGAG ATTTCTGATTCTATATTGTTAATTGGTGAAAAAGAAGAATTAACATCACTTGAAACCGAATACATCAATGATCCCGTGTACTTAACTAAAATTCAAgatctaaataaaaagtacaagTGCATGAGACGTGCAAGACCAGATGGTAACTGCTTCTTTAGGTCATTTgcttttgcatattttgaatatttgatagACCATAATGAAGaatataagcattttaaagAGCGTGCTCTAAAAAGCAAAGATGAACTGATCTCTTGTGGTTTTACACAATTCACATTGGAGGATTTTCATGATACa TTTATGGAAGTGGTAAATTTGATTGGTGAAGGCCaacatgaaaaattatatgatacttTCAATATGCAAGGTTACTCAGACTATGTGGTAGTGTATCTTCGTTTGATAACCTCAGGACAACTGCAAAAAGATGCTgagttttataaacattttattgaggGGGATCGGACTGTTGTAGAGTTTTGTCACCag GAAGTAGAACCGATGTTTAAAGAAAGTgatcatattcatattattgcattaagTACAGCTTTAAATGTTGGAGTTCGAGTAAGATATATGGATAGAGGTGAATCATCTGAAGCTATTGCTCATGATTTCCCTGAAGGATCTCCAGTTTGTGTTCATCTTCTCTATAGGCCAGgccattatgatatattatacagtagatAA
- the LOC113551224 gene encoding striatin-3 — protein MRGPLTPFSLPAMNNLEEGSYTGGKPGQQQQQPGGGFGQKGDNGDGSGINNKVKYTMPGVLHYIQHEWSSFELERSHWEIDRAELQARIAFLQGERKGQDNLKNDLIRRIQMLEHALRAERAKYHKLKYGTEIPQSEMQLPSASSSAQDEYSSIPEVGADSEAPLSSVSNVSWKQGRQLLREYLHEIGYTDTIIDVRSSRVRNLLGLNNNNNLSGIEQGQSDNNQINGNNYNKRFSDNQGQCSPTKRTQQQQQQQNQKKLLDVESAVMANFEFLSEMRSTSDSGDVDMDDDGVDDDDDDDDEDDDEMGMADDVIDMTSICKFGPDDVDAEADEVVNELQLLTEDISNKENEQNDWKVSNRDVFNKNSNNANWIKNEPVEMVDGNMDLALGLGELAQLTVNNESETNADIIDMKTASRKTWNAKYTLRSHFDGVRALAFHPTESILITASEDHTMKLWNLQKTIAPKKSASLDVEPLYTFRSHTGPVFCLAISKNGEHCYSGGLDNVIKVWSMPSANIDPYDSYDKNILINNLEGHEDAVWGISVHHNRSELLSCSADGSVKLWSPTNLKTPCLSSYVSDQDEIPTSVDYVRDVEGQFVASYNSSHCVIYDIETKSPITRLECSKDPTEMATQLIHRVKCHPTLPLTITAHDDHHIRFFDNNTGKMVHSMVAHLDAVTSLAVDPNGLYLLSGSHDSSIRIWNLESKTCVQEITAHRKKLDESILDVAFHPSEAYIASAGADSLVKVFV, from the exons ATGAGGGGTCCACTAACGCCGTTTAGTTTACCGGCAATGAATAATTTGGAAGAGGGGTCGTACACCGGCGGTAAGCCGGGccaacagcaacagcagccGGGCGGTGGTTTCGGGCAGAAGGGCGACAATGGCGATGGTAGTGGCATCAACAACAAAGTGAAGTACACGATGCCCGGCGTGTTGCACTACATACAGCACGAGTGGTCAAGCTTCGAGCTGGAGCGGTCCCACTGGGAGATCGACAGAGCCGAGTTACAG gcAAGGATTGCATTTCTTCAAGGTGAAAGAAAAGGTCAAGACAAtctgaaaaatgatttaattcgTCGGATTCAAATGTTAGAACATGCACTAAGAGCTGAGag agcaaaatatcataaattaaaatatggcaCAGAAATTCCACAATCTGAAATGCAATTACCTTCTGCTTCTTCAAGTGCACAAGATGAATATTCTTCTATACCAGAAGTTGGTGCAGATAGTGAAGCTCCATTATCATCAGTCTCAAATGTCAGTTGGAAACAAGGCAGACAGCTACTTAGAGA ataTCTACATGAAATAGGGTATACGGATACAATAATTGATGTTCGGTCATCACGTGTTCGTAACCTTTTAGgtctgaataataataataatttgagtgGTATAGAACAAGGACAAAGCGATAATAATCAGATTAATGGTAACAACTACAATAAACGTTTTAGTGACAATCAAGGCCAGTGTTCCCCTACCAAGCGA ACacagcagcaacaacaacaacaaaaccaAAAGAAATTATTAGATGTTGAATCAGCTGTTATGGCaaattttgagtttttatcTGAAATGCGTAGCACTAGTGATTCTGGTGATGTAGATATGGATGATGATGGTGTTgatgatgatgacgatgatgatgatgaagaTGATGATGAGATGGGGATGGCAGATGATGTCATTGATATGACATCTATTTGTAAA tttggcCCTGATGATGTAGATGCAGAAGCTGATGAAGTTGTGAATGAGCTTCAGTTATTGACAGAAGACATAAGTAACAAAGAGAATGAACAAAATGACTGGA aagtttCAAATAGAGATGTGTTTAACAAGAATTCAAACAATGCTAATTGGATAAAAAATGAACCAGTTGAAATGGTTGATGGAAATATGGATTTAGCTTTAGGGTTAGGAGAATTGGCACAACTCACTGTAAATAATGAATCCGAGACTAATGCAGAT attaTTGATATGAAAACTGCATCAAGAAAAACATGGAATGCTAAGTACACTCTACGTAGTCATTTTGATGGCGTTCGTGCTTTAGCATTTCATCCAACtgaatctattttaataactgctAGTGAAGATCATACTATGAAGCTTTGGAATTTGCAAAAAACTATTGCTCCAAAAAA atcaGCATCTTTAGATGTAGAgccattatatacatttagaaGCCATACTGGACCAGTCTTTTGTTTGGCAATCAGTAAAAATGGTGAACATTGTTATAGTGGTGGATTGGATAATGTTATCAAAGTATGGTCAATGCCATCAGCTAATATAGATCCCTATGATTCTTATG atAAAAACATTCTGATCAACAACCTAGAAGGTCATGAAGATGCTGTATGGGGAATTTCAGTTCATCATAATCGTTcagaattattatcatgttcAGCTGATGGTTCAGTTAAACTCTGGTCACCAACCAATCTCAAGACACCATGTTTGTCGTCGTATGTTTCTGATCAAg ATGAAATTCCTACTTCAGTTGATTATGTCAGAGATGTAGAAGGTCAATTTGTTGCATCTTATAATTCATCTCATTgtgttatttatgatattgaaaCAAAGAGTCCTATAACTCGATTAGAATGCTCAAag GATCCAACTGAAATGGCAACTCAGCTAATTCATCGGGTTAAATGCCACCCAACATTACCTCTAACTATTACAGCACATGATGACCATCATATTCGTTTCTTTGATAACAATACTGGAAAAATGGTTCATTCTATGGTTGCCCACTTAGATGCTGTAACTAGTTTGGCTGTTGATCCTaatggtttatatttattatctggAA GTCATGACTCATCTATTAGAATATGGAATTTAGAAAGTAAAACCTGTGTACAAGAAATCACAGCACATCGAAAAAAGTTAGATGAATCTATATTAGATGTCGCATTTCATCCATCTGAAGCATATATTGCCAGTGCTGGAGCTGACAGCCTAGTCAAagtatttgtatag